A region of the Bremerella sp. JC817 genome:
TTAACGAACAGATTCTCGGCCTGATCGATGCGGTCCTGAAGGCAATCGTCAGCGAAGCTTCGCTCGACGGACAGCGTTTGTACGAGCTAGGCTATTCGCTGGCGACCGAATCGCCTGACCGCGAGCCGGTGAAGTTCGGGATCGCCTTGATCGGAATCTTCGATTGGCCGCCCCATGTCGAAGTGCTGCAAGCGTTGGGTCGTCACGACGAGTTCACGCTGTTCTGCGCCGTCGCACTGACCAACTTGACCGAAGGTTCCGAGCTCGCCTTGTGGGAGCTTGCGAAGAGCGCGAAGTCTTGGGGCCGCGTGCAAACGGTCGAACGACTCGCCGACACCCAAAACCCTGAGATCAAGCATTGGCTGCTGCGGGAAGGATATCGGAACGGCGTTTTGAACGAGTACCTCGCTTACACCTGCGCGGTGACTGGAGACTTGCTGACGGCGCTTGCAGCGGAGGTAGTCGACCAGCCACTGCTCGACGGAGCAGGCGACTTGCTGACCGCGCTGATCCGGGGTGGACCTGCGGAGGACATGGGCTGTTATGAAGATGGTCCCCGTGCGACTCGGCTATTTGTCGATCAAATGATGGCTGTGGCCCAATCGCTGGAGCACTTCCACGCCTTGGAGGAGATCCGCAACTACGTTCGCAGTGAAACGGCGGAGTGGGATCAACTGGTCGACTTCGGCTGGACGGAAGAGCTTCGTCAGTCGATTGCGGTCGATTGCGATGCCATCTTGCAGCGTCCCATGTGGGTCACGCTCACCGAAGCGGAGCTTCAGAGCGACGACAACGGCAAGTACTTCATAGCGTTGTCAGCGGCCGACTCGCTGGGAATCGATACGTGGGAAACGCAAGTTGCCCGCGTCCGTCGCGACGCTGGTAACGGGTCGAACTGGTATCAGTTGGCCACGCACGCCACTGACGAGCGAATCGATGAAGTGGTCGCTCTGGCGGAAGAACTGTTGAACCCTAACGAACTGGCCACCGGTCCAGGACTGGAAATGGGGCTCGGTCTGGAATGGCAGCAGCACAATGCGTTGGAGTACGTGCTGCAAGAGCTCGGCAAGTTTCCTGGCCATGGCCGCCAACTGCTGCTGTGTGGACTGCGCAGCCCGATCATTCGTTCGCGAAACATGGTGGCCACGGCGATGGATGCCTGGGGGAAGCCGCTGTGGGGTCACGAGCTGACCGTTGCCTTAGAGCGGGCAATCGCGGAAGAACCGGACGAAGATGTCCGTGACACGCTCGAGAAGCTTGCCGCCGGCGAGCCGCTCGACGACTAGGCAGAGCGGGTCAGCCGGAGCATCTGGCGGGCTCCCTTTTGAAACTCGTAATTGACTTCGATGACTTCGGCATGGTGACCTTCGGCCTGAACGGCGGCGGTTACCACGTCGACAAAAGGGGATCGCTGTCGGTCGAGTTGTAGCAGCGGAAAGATGCGGACTTCGCTGGCGACCGCCAGCAGCGACATCGCCGAGTGGACATGGAAGTCGATGCCCAGCGAATCGTAGAGAAACAAAAAGTGCGAGCACAACGCCAGGTCGAACGCATCGGTTGGAAACGGAAGATCAGGCAGTTCGGCGGCGACGTAACGGCCTTCCTGTTTGCCGGCCGGGAAGTCGGCGAGGAATATTTCCATCGCTTCCCGGCGGATGTGTCCGAGTTGGGCGACATTGGGGATCGCGTCGTTCCAGACGAAGCCATCCTGGTTCCGCTCGGTTTGCTGCAGCACCGTTTCAAAACAGGCATCGATCCGCGCTTCAATCTCCGCCGCAGAGAAGGCGTACAGCGGATCGCAAGAGACCACCGAAACGCCGCGTTGATTGGCTTCCGCTTGAAACGCCGCCGGGCCATCCGCACAGCCCATGATCTTTCGCTGCAAATCGCGAGCGTCCAGGGCGAACATCCGCAGATATTCATCCCGAGAACGCCCCCACGGCACAACCTGATCGAGCGAGAACGGCACAGCAACTCCTTGGTGTTTTGAAATTTGTTGGGTTCAGCGGTTCGGCAGTTCAGTTGGCCGGGAACGATGGCACCTAGTCAATAGGGAGGAAGCAACCGCCGGAAGCCGTGAAACAACACGACGAGCAAAAAGAACACATTACGCAGGAGGACACCGATCGCGCCGACCGACACCGGTTTGGCAGCGACTTGCGAATCCTTTGACTTCGCAAGTTGAATCGCGAGTTGCGACATTCGCTCAATCGTCATTGGCCATTCGTACATGCCGTCGATCCAGCGCTGCGGTATTCCTTCTTTACCAACACGTGCGCCAACGATCCCACCTACCATGGCAGCATTGGTGTCGGTATCGCCGCCGCACTCGATCATCGAAATGATGGCTTTGCTAAAGTCCGTTTGATTCGAAAGCCAGCAATGCAGCACCACCGGGACCGAATGACCAACGTACCCACCAACCCGTTGGCCCAAGCCTATCGACTGGGCGAACTCCGCGGTACTCTCGCCTCGATCGATACTTTGTGCCACTGGTTTCAACAGCTGAACAAACGGGGACGACTCGGGGCGCTGGCTTGTCATTTTCTGGAAGGTATCGACAAACTCGTGAGACACAACCTGGCGCCCGCGACTGGCGAGACTCGCCGCCAATGCAATCGCGAATGCCCCCAACTCTGCCTGAGGATCGGTATGCGTGATCCTTGCATTGCATTGGACGAACGATTGCATCGAAGGCAGGTCATCGCCGAAGTAGGCCCCTAAGATGGCACTGCGCATGGCAGGGCCATTGCCCGCCGACCAGACGCCCGATGTCTTCGCGGAATAGCCAACTAACAGCCGGATACAGGCTTTAGCGGTTGCCATCCCAACACCGGCAGGCAGCAAAAGAATCCATCGGCGAAACCTGGAGGCCAACGCTTTCTGAAACGTTTCCACGTTGCCGGCAGATAGCACCAGCGACTGCGCGACGATGCAGGTATGCTCCGTATCATCGGAAACCATTCCTCGCCCCAATAGGAAATGAAAGTCGTCCGCACCACCAAAAAGCTTTTGCCCCCTCTTCTTGGATAAACCTTCGAACGGCAATCCAAGCGCATCCCCAACTGCGGTTCCGAGTAGACACCCTTCGATCGCTTTTTCGTTCATGCCACTCGACTCAATTACTATTGGAAACGCCGAAGTCTGGTGGGCGATTCACGTCTCATTTGCTACGTTTACTTTGGCAGAAAGACCAAACCATCTTTCGGATTCATTGTAGCTAGTATTTTCAGGACTTTTCTTCATGCCACATCTCCTCGGTGCCCATATGTCGATCGCAGGCGGCTATTACAAGGCTGTCGATGCTGCCGCTGAGTTCGAGATGAACGTGGTGCAGTTGTTCTGCAAAAATAACAACCAGTGGCGGGCCAAGGCGATCACCGATAAGGATGTGAAGCTGTTTCAGGAATCAATGGCAAAGCACAAGGTCGGGGCGCCGCTTTGTCATGCTTCGTACCTGATCAATATCGCTTCCCCCAAGGACGAACTGTGGGAGAAGTCGATCGAAGCCCTCGGCGTGGAAATGGAACGCTGCGAGCAACTCGGCATTCCGAATCTCGTCTTTCACCCAGGGGCGTTTGTCGACTCGTCCCTGGAAGAAGGGATCGAACGGATCATCCAGGCCATCGACAAGTTGCATGCCCAGTTGCCTGATTGTCCGGTGACGTTGCTATTGGAAACAACCGCCGGTCAGGGAAGCTGCATCGGCCACAAGTTCGAGCACCTGCAATCGATTCTGCAAGGGGTCAAGCAAGGTGAACGGGTCGCGGTCTGTCTCGATACGTGCCACATCTTCGCCGCCGGCTATCCGATCTCGGACGAGAAAGATTTCAAGGCGACCTTCAAAGAGTTCGACAAGCTGATCGGTTTTGACAAGTTGCGCGGCATTCACTTGAACGACAGCAAGAAAGAACTGGGAAGCCGCGTCGACCGTCACGATCACATCGGCGAAGGCAAGATCGGCATCGAAGCGTTCCGTCACATCATGAACGATAAACGCTTCAAGAAGATCCCCATGTATCTGGAAACGCCCAAAGGGGAAGAAGACGGCATCCAGCACGACGCCAAGAACATGGCAACGCTGCACTCGCTGGTTAAATAGAGATATCGCTCTCGCCGTAAAATAAAGCAGTCAGGCTAGAGTATGCTCCAGCCTGACTGCACAAGATCTTTTGCTCAATCATCAGACGGTTACACCGATTCGATGTACACACCGCGGCGATCGCGTTCGGCCTGACGGGCATCGTCTAGCATCAGGGCGACTTTCTTCACGTCCTTAATGCCGGGGATCCGAAGTTCTGGATGGGTCCGGTCGCTGGAGGTGATGCGGATAGTTCCGACGTTGAACATTCGGTCGAGGATCCCTTGCTCGACGGTAACGTCGTCGATATCGATCACCTCGATTCGGTCAGTCGTTCGCTTGATCACGCCATGTTCGTGCATGAATCGGCGAGTTGTCAGTTCGTACGAAACCCCCATCTTGATCCACCAGACACGGATCAGTTGGCCGATCCACAGGACCGGGATGGCCAGCAATACCGGGATGAAAAAGATACCACCGACAATCAAGCCGACGGTAATCAATGTGAGAACGATGAAACTGCCGCTCTGGTCGACCGCCGAGTAGCCGCCGCTCCAAATCTTTTCGTCGGGACCGCGCTCGCCACGCTTGCGGCCCGCAGTGAACTTTTCCTGGGGCGATTGGTCTTCAACATTCTTTTCGGCTGGGTCTATGGCAGCATCGTTCGGATTACTCGCGTCCATCGCTCGTTTCCTTCTAACAATTGGGGGTCAGGCGGTTGCCTTCGTGGTTCTTGGAATGGAGATGTGGTCGTTGTCCCACAATATTCGCAAAAACGAGACCATTCTTGATCGTTTTCCGGGTCATTATAGAGATTCGCAGAGGGGGAAAAAACAACCAGCTCTCGAAACATGGCAGCTCCCGACTTTCGGGCGGCTCGCGGGAAATCGCAGTTATCTTGTTTGCTCGCCCAGACTTAGCTTGCTCATTTCGCCGTTTCAGGCCAAACTATGAAGATTGAAGCTGTTTCCCTGGCGGCCCTTCCATAACTTTTTGGTGGTTGGTCCCGCGATTTCGAGTATGCCCTATGCGATGCCCGTTCTGTCGAGCCGACAACGACCGTGTGATTGACTCACGCGCAAGCCAGGACAGTTTCTCGATTCGCCGCCGACGCGAGTGTCTGGGCTGCAAACGCCGCTACACGACCTACGAACGTGTGGAAGAGTTGGATATCAAGATCATCAAGAAGGACAACGTTCGCGAACCGTTTGCTCCGGAGAAGATCAAGCGGGGCTTGGCCCTGGCATGCTGGAAGCGTCCCATCAGCGAAGCCCAGATCGAAGGGATCGTCGCGGCCGTCGAAAGCGAAATCTATTCGCAGTACGAAGGGGAAGTCGAAAGCCGTCTGATTGGTGAGATGGTGATGCAGCATCTGCACGCGATCGATCAGGTCGCTTACGTCCGATTCGCCAGCGTCTATCGCGAGTTCAAAGACGTTCGCGACTTCGTCGACGAGTTGCAACCGATGCTTAAAAAGTACGCCCCCAGCGTGCCGAAGCCTTCCAGCTAACCTGGCAGCTGCTTCACGGCCGACGCGTTCTACGCGAAATCGCAGGCCTGCCTGAGGACTTTGCCGTTGGTCAGCGATGCCGACCTGCAGCAAACCTACGGGATGCGTAGTCAGCGAGCCTAGTTAGGCAGCCAAGGACTCATTTCGCTGGCATTCGTTGCGGTGATCGGGCATAACCAAAGAAAGCGGCCCTATCACGTTTCTGACCGATCACTCCTCAGCTTGAAAGGACTGGCAGATGGAGTTCTTCGACGCGTCCACGCTCACGCCGGAAGAGCGGCATTGGGAAAAGCCGGTCGAACCGATCACGCTCCCCAGTCCCTCGCTGTTCCTGGTGGTGATGTCGATCGCGATGATCGCCGGCTCGCTGATCCTCTCGACCATTTCGATCGTCGAGTTTCTTCTGTTCCCGTCGCGAAGATTTCTGTTCCTGGCGATGCTGTCGGTCAGTTGGTTCGGGGCGCTGGTCCTTTTGCAGTACATCGGCGTCTTCTTACGAAGCTGGGTCGCCAGTGCGATCGCATTGGCGATGCTGGGCCTTGTAATGCTGGTGGGCTTGAACCTGGGACTTTTCACGCTCGTCTGGTCCAGCACGCAAATATGGCGAACTGCTCCGATCTTCGTGCTGGTCATTCCGCTGGCGCTCTTGTGCCTGGTGCAGCTTGATTGGACGAGGAGCCTGAGAAAATGTTATCAACTGGGTGCCAAGGCAGAACCGCATCATCAGTTCTCGGCCTGGCACTTGTTGATCTTTGTGCTGCTGGTTGCCTTACAGATTGGCTTCGCGACGCACTATCACCAAGCGCGGGTCAAAGCGATCCGCGCGTCACTTCAATTGCCACCGTCGACTTACTTGCTGCCGTAGCCGTGCCAGGCCCAGACCAGCGTATCGGCGAGGGTCTGCTGATAGACCTTCTGATCGCAGTGACGGGTCGCTTTGCTGAAGATAAAGCGATAGTCGTAACCCTTCGCCTTGAGCGCGGCGGCGGTGCGGTAGTTGGCCATCACCCAATTGTGATAGGTTTCTTCCGGGTCTTTGGCGCGATTGTCGTTCTCGGAAACGTGGGTGAAGATTCGCAGCGGCTTCTTGTCGGCGTTCTCGATCAGCTTCATGTTCGAGTGGTATTCCCACGCCCCGAGCGGATAGGTCTTTTCTTCCGCGGCGTCGTCATCTTGCTGGTCGACGAAGGTTCCGCTGTAAGTGATTAAGCGGCGGAACAAGTCGGGGCGAAACCATCCAGCCGTCAACGCTGCCGCGCCACCGGAACTGCAGCCCATGATCGCCTTGCCCCAGGGGTCTTCGGTGATCGCAATGTGCGGGTAAGCCGCTTTGATCTGCGGATTGCTCAGCACGGCCGGCAAGACTTCGTCGTTGATGAAACGAGCGTGACGATCCGACATGGTATCGTACTCGAGACCACGCTGACTGCCGTAGCTGTCGTTGCCCCCGTTCTGCACTGAAACGACGATAAACGGTGGAAGCTTGCGGTTGGGATCTTTCGAGATCGTCAGGTTATCCAGCGCGTTCCGCACCAGGTCCAAGCGGCTCGGGCCATCCAAGGTGACCAAGACCGGGGCCTTCGTTCCATCCTGATAGGCGGCTGGCACATAGACGAAAATCTTGCGCTCGGTGCGGACATCTTTCTTCGGATCGAGCGTCGCGTCTTTCCCGTCGAAGATCTTGCTTTCGGCCAGTGGCATCGAAAACTCGAACAGCTTTCCCTTCGGATTGCCTTGGTCGGTCAGGTCGGGGTCGACATGATAATCGGGCCCAATCACGAAGTCGCCATTGGCCGTTGGGTCGGCCAGCGAAGGGGCCGGGTCTTCCGCGGTAGCGGTCGAAACGAGAAGGCAAGTCAACAGCAGCAGTGCAGCACGAGCAGTCCAGCGACAAGGCATGAGGAGGGGTCCTGATTCGGAGTGAGGGACTAGAAGGATGGTGTGGGGATCCCTTCAGAATACACCACCGCCCGGCAAAAGTCTCTTGCCGGTAGGGTTTCACGCCAAAGATCGTACGGCGTCGCCGGGCCGCAGCAGCTGATTTTCAAGCGGCGGCCACGTGCCAAGAAGGGCAGGGCGGAGGGTCGCCTGCCTGGGGTGACATGTTTTTATAGCGTTGCGATTAGTAGCAACGCTTCAGAACGAATTCCGCCAGTTGACGCAGCGCGGCGGTCGCGTCGTTGTCGGGCCATTCTGCAAGCGAACCGAGAGCGGTCTCGACGTAGCGAATTGCCGTTTCACGGGCGTATGCGGCGCTGTCGAACTCTTCCAGCCAGGCCATGACCTGGGCAGCGTCTGGCGTCTCGGCTTGCAGCGCGGCCAGCATCTGCTTCTTGGTTTCTGGCGGGGCCACCTTCAACGCATGGATGATCGGCAAGGTTGGCTTGCGCTGGGCAAGGTCGGTACCGAGCGTCTTGCCAGTGCGATCGGTGTCCCCTTCGATGTCGAGCAAGTCGTCGACAATCTGGAATGCGATCCCGAGGCAACGACCATACTCGGCGGCCTGTCTACTCGCATTTTCCGGAGCGTTGGCGTAAAGGGTTCCCAGTTCGCACGCACATTGGCACAAGACGGCGGTCTTGGCTTCGATGATCGAAAGGTATTCTTCTTCGGCCAGGTCAAAGCGTCCCTTGGTGGTGATCTGGCGAAGTTCCCCTTCGCAGACCACGTTGGTGGCCTGACCGATCTTCTGCGCGGCCAAGGTGGTCGGCAGGGTGCTGGCCAGATAAAAGGCGTGCGTGAAGAGGAAGTCACCGACGAGCACGCTCGATTCGGTGCCCCAGCGGTGATGAATCGTTTCCAGATGGCGACGGGTATCGGCCCCGTCCAGCACGTCGTCATGAATCAACGTCGCGGTGTGAACCATCTCGAGCACAGCGCCCAGCTTGTGATGGTCGGCTGACAGACCGCTCCAGGCCTGGCCGCACAGCAGGACCAACGCTGGCCGCAATCGCTTGCCACCAAGCAGATAACCGTACGAGACGATGTCGCTCACGGCCGGAAACTTCGACGACATCTCACGCTTCAGAATCGCTTCGACCTCAGTCAGGTCGCTGCCGATCCCACCGTAGCAACGCATCAATGCATCGGCACTCGGAGCCGCCGGAGTTTGATTGGTAGCAGGATTCACGTTGATCTCGATTCGCTTTCTACTCGGCTTTTTGATCGGCAGGTCGCTGGTAGGTACCTGACTTGCCGCCTGACTTCTTCATCAGGCGGACATGCAGGATTTCCATCGATCGATCGATCGCCTTGCACATGTCGTATACGGTCAGGGCGGCAACGGAAGCAGCCGTCATCGCTTCCATCTCGACACCAGTCTTGGCGGTCACGCGGGCCACGGTGGTAATGCGAAGGATCGCCGGTTCGGTGAACTCAAACGACACTTCCACACTTTCCAAAGGAAGTCCGTGACAGAGGGGAATCAGCTCGTCGGTTCGCTTGGCAGCCATGATGCCGGCCAGACGGGCGACTTGCAGCACTTCCCCTTTCTTGTTTCGGCTCTCGCGAATAGCTTCAGCCGTAGCGGTTTCCATTTTCACACAAGCTTCGGCCACCGCTTCTCGCAGGGTTGCCTGCTTTTGCCCTACGTCGACCATGCGAGCCGCGCCAGAGCTATCGAGATGCGTGAATTCGGCCATTGGCCCCTCGAAACGTAAAACCGCGAATTCCTCCATGTTACGGCGATTTGGCCATTTCCAGTAGGGGCGTTCTCGCGTTTTCCAGTACGACAGGCAACAACCTTCGGAAAGTCGTCCTCTACTGAGCTTTCGCCGCTGCAATCTGCCCCTCTGAGGAGCAAAACCGCACCACAGAGAATCGGCATAACTCGGTTTCGGCCAGCAGGGTCCGAAAAAAGAAGCGAATGCCCACAGTCCACCGCAGGAGAAAGGCTTTATCGCCAATCTCACGGCAATGACTCGCATTTCAGTTCGTGACATCCGTTCCCGATGAGCAGCAGGGAAGAATACGCAAGTCAGAAAAGCACCGGAACACTTTTATGGCTTTCTCGCGTTTTTTCTATTTACACCCCATTAGGGAACTACTACAACGAAAGCAGCACTAAAGCCACCTAAAGGGATGGGTTTTTCCCTCGAGCAAATTTGCCGACCCCACTCGGGCGTCTCCCTTTCTTAGCCATAGCTGCTGACGATCTCGCCGATTGCCAACCCACTGCCACACTTCACCTGACTCAGGCCGAGCTGTGCGCGTCTGTAGGCCCTGGAAGGGTCTCTTCCCGCGATCATTCACCTTTCCTATCGAGATTCGATCGTCTTATGAGAGCACGATTCTACGCCCTGGCGTTTTCTTGTTTGGTTTTCACTCTGGCTGGCTGTGGCGGCGACGGAATTCCTCGCGCAGCCGTGAAAGGAACCGTCACTTACGACGGCAAACCGATCGAAACCGGAGTGATCATGTTCATCCCGTCCGATGTCTCGCCCATCGCCTTGAAGATCACCGATGGCATCTACGACTCGGAATCGGACGTTAACGATCGCCGGGGTGCACCGATTGGGGACTGCCAGGTGCAGATCTTCGGCGACAAGCCTTCCGGCAAGATCGTGACCGACATCACCACCGGCCAGAAGGTCGAAGAGTTCATCCAGTTCATTCCACCGAAGTACAACGTCAACTCGATATTGACCGTCACGGTCGAGGCCGGGGACCAGAACATCGACTTCTCACTCGACAATTAACACCTCGCCGACTCCGACTTACGCCCCTTCATCATTCCTTTCATCAAGGAGCCGTATCATGTCGACTCGTACCAAGTCGCGACCGGGTTTCACGCTGGTCGAACTGCTGGTGGTCATTGCGATCATCGGCGTGCTGATTGCCTTGCTGCTACCGGCGGTTCAACAGGCCCGTGAAGCCGCTCGCCGGATGCAGTGTGCCAACAACCTGAAACAGATGGCGCTGGCCATGCACACCTATCACGATTCCTTCGGACGCTTTCCGATCGGGGCGTTGATTGTCGATGATGGTTCGC
Encoded here:
- a CDS encoding ADP-ribosylglycohydrolase family protein, whose product is MNEKAIEGCLLGTAVGDALGLPFEGLSKKRGQKLFGGADDFHFLLGRGMVSDDTEHTCIVAQSLVLSAGNVETFQKALASRFRRWILLLPAGVGMATAKACIRLLVGYSAKTSGVWSAGNGPAMRSAILGAYFGDDLPSMQSFVQCNARITHTDPQAELGAFAIALAASLASRGRQVVSHEFVDTFQKMTSQRPESSPFVQLLKPVAQSIDRGESTAEFAQSIGLGQRVGGYVGHSVPVVLHCWLSNQTDFSKAIISMIECGGDTDTNAAMVGGIVGARVGKEGIPQRWIDGMYEWPMTIERMSQLAIQLAKSKDSQVAAKPVSVGAIGVLLRNVFFLLVVLFHGFRRLLPPY
- a CDS encoding deoxyribonuclease IV, whose product is MPHLLGAHMSIAGGYYKAVDAAAEFEMNVVQLFCKNNNQWRAKAITDKDVKLFQESMAKHKVGAPLCHASYLINIASPKDELWEKSIEALGVEMERCEQLGIPNLVFHPGAFVDSSLEEGIERIIQAIDKLHAQLPDCPVTLLLETTAGQGSCIGHKFEHLQSILQGVKQGERVAVCLDTCHIFAAGYPISDEKDFKATFKEFDKLIGFDKLRGIHLNDSKKELGSRVDRHDHIGEGKIGIEAFRHIMNDKRFKKIPMYLETPKGEEDGIQHDAKNMATLHSLVK
- a CDS encoding PH domain-containing protein is translated as MDASNPNDAAIDPAEKNVEDQSPQEKFTAGRKRGERGPDEKIWSGGYSAVDQSGSFIVLTLITVGLIVGGIFFIPVLLAIPVLWIGQLIRVWWIKMGVSYELTTRRFMHEHGVIKRTTDRIEVIDIDDVTVEQGILDRMFNVGTIRITSSDRTHPELRIPGIKDVKKVALMLDDARQAERDRRGVYIESV
- the nrdR gene encoding transcriptional regulator NrdR → MRCPFCRADNDRVIDSRASQDSFSIRRRRECLGCKRRYTTYERVEELDIKIIKKDNVREPFAPEKIKRGLALACWKRPISEAQIEGIVAAVESEIYSQYEGEVESRLIGEMVMQHLHAIDQVAYVRFASVYREFKDVRDFVDELQPMLKKYAPSVPKPSS
- a CDS encoding alpha/beta hydrolase-fold protein, which produces MPCRWTARAALLLLTCLLVSTATAEDPAPSLADPTANGDFVIGPDYHVDPDLTDQGNPKGKLFEFSMPLAESKIFDGKDATLDPKKDVRTERKIFVYVPAAYQDGTKAPVLVTLDGPSRLDLVRNALDNLTISKDPNRKLPPFIVVSVQNGGNDSYGSQRGLEYDTMSDRHARFINDEVLPAVLSNPQIKAAYPHIAITEDPWGKAIMGCSSGGAAALTAGWFRPDLFRRLITYSGTFVDQQDDDAAEEKTYPLGAWEYHSNMKLIENADKKPLRIFTHVSENDNRAKDPEETYHNWVMANYRTAAALKAKGYDYRFIFSKATRHCDQKVYQQTLADTLVWAWHGYGSK
- a CDS encoding polyprenyl synthetase family protein, translated to MNPATNQTPAAPSADALMRCYGGIGSDLTEVEAILKREMSSKFPAVSDIVSYGYLLGGKRLRPALVLLCGQAWSGLSADHHKLGAVLEMVHTATLIHDDVLDGADTRRHLETIHHRWGTESSVLVGDFLFTHAFYLASTLPTTLAAQKIGQATNVVCEGELRQITTKGRFDLAEEEYLSIIEAKTAVLCQCACELGTLYANAPENASRQAAEYGRCLGIAFQIVDDLLDIEGDTDRTGKTLGTDLAQRKPTLPIIHALKVAPPETKKQMLAALQAETPDAAQVMAWLEEFDSAAYARETAIRYVETALGSLAEWPDNDATAALRQLAEFVLKRCY
- the moaC gene encoding cyclic pyranopterin monophosphate synthase MoaC; this translates as MAEFTHLDSSGAARMVDVGQKQATLREAVAEACVKMETATAEAIRESRNKKGEVLQVARLAGIMAAKRTDELIPLCHGLPLESVEVSFEFTEPAILRITTVARVTAKTGVEMEAMTAASVAALTVYDMCKAIDRSMEILHVRLMKKSGGKSGTYQRPADQKAE